Proteins found in one Phycodurus eques isolate BA_2022a chromosome 18, UOR_Pequ_1.1, whole genome shotgun sequence genomic segment:
- the znf513a gene encoding zinc finger protein 513a isoform X1 has protein sequence MPRKKQQHPQPVKLNSKAVVAAESAGNFAFRTDFLLEHDLQFGDPRRDGKILGLEKKFSEVAAEIGFSVYPLCDEDSSDSCGSGGMDSETETSHGSTPDRGREDEGGAGRSEPPFPPYLSCRGCGQLRDDHLGASLDLLAPYCLRCCKASRDAKGGGGGGGDFAFGSLAGLHEHSPPDGTADGTGDDDDDKNKLHSCHLCGFSSRYANHVKRHMKTHNGEKPFNCPVCAYASAQLVNLQRHLRIHTGEKPYKCESCAFACSSLGNLKRHQRMHTPAGAGPETHGGPPPLPHAALRPAGLKRNNVGGHRAGQDDDEAAKEVAAASAHLTLAAQNADYLSAFESLKGASPQPAPAPGDGAGPRASRPPLFPFTCRLCGVVLEDEDGSSAQICAKCTLEMLTKDSSSSPGSPGERGDKVYTCAACPFLTHYPNHLARHMKTHSGEKPYKCPQCDYASAHFDNLKRHHRVHTGEKPYKCHLCDYACGNLANLKRHQRVHSGAKPFVCAVCNYSCNQSMNLKRHMLRHTGEKPYKCQECGYTTGHWDNYKRHQKKHGHATDGWVKMPPAGPGRDRDEKSGPRGGHRKEAAGGAAPAADMTYVAREGAQTLQHPNWKLEMV, from the exons ATGCCAAGGAAAAAACAGCAGCATCCACAGCCAGTCAAGT TGAATTCAAAAGCTGTCGTAGCCGCTGAAAGTGCAGGAAACTTCGCCTTCCGCACGGACTTCCTTTTGGAACACGACCTTCAATTTGGTGATCCTCGTCGCGACGGCAAGATTCTTGGCCTGGAAAAAAAGTTCTCAG AGGTAGCTGCTGAGATCGGTTTCTCTGTGTACCCTCTGTGTGATGAGGACAGCTCCGACTCCTGCGGCAGCGGCGGCATGGATAGCGAGACGGAAACCTCCCACGGCAGCACCCCCGACCGCGGCCGGGAAGACGAGGGCGGGGCGGGCCGCTCCGAGCCCCCCTTCCCGCCCTACCTGTCGTGCCGGGGCTGCGGCCAGCTCCGCGACGACCACCTGGGCGCGTCGCTAGACCTGCTGGCCCCTTACTGCCTGCGCTGCTGCAAGGCGTCGCGGGACGCcaagggcggcggcggcggcggcggcgacttCGCCTTCGGCAGCCTGGCCGGGCTCCACGAGCACTCGCCGCCGGACGGGACGGCGGACGGCAcgggcgacgacgacgacgacaagaaCAAGCTGCACTCGTGCCACCTGTGCGGCTTCTCCTCTCGCTACGCCAACCACGTCAAGCGGCACATGAAGACGCACAACGGCGAGAAGCCCTTCAATTGCCCCGTGTGCGCCTACGCCTCGGCGCAGCTGGTCAACTTGCAGCGGCACCTGCGCatccacacgggcgagaagcccTACAAGTGCGAGAGCTGCGCCTTCGCCTGCAGCTCCCTGGGCAACCTCAAAAGGCACCAGCGCATGCACACGCCCGCCGGCGCCGGGCCCGAGACGCACGGCGggccgccgccgctgccgcaCGCCGCGCTGCGACCCGCCGGCCTCAAGAGAAACAACGTGGGCGGCCACAGAGCCGGCCAAGACGACGACGAAGCGGCCAAGG AGGTGGCGGCGGCCTCGGCCCACCTGACCCTGGCGGCTCAGAACGCCGACTACCTCTCGGCCTTTGAGAGCCTCAAAGGGGCGTCGCCGCAGCCCGCGCCGGCCCCCGGCGACGGCGCGGGCCCTAGAGCGAGCAGGCCGCCGCTGTTCCCGTTCACGTGCCGCCTGTGCGGCGTGGTGCTGGAGGATGAAGACGGCTCGTCGGCGCAGATCTGCGCCAAGTGCACGCTGGAGATGCTCACCAAGGACTCGTCGTCGTCGCCCGGCAGCCCCGGCGAGCGCGGCGACAAAGTGTACACGTGTGCCGCCTGCCCCTTCCTCACGCATTACCCCAACCACCTGGCGCGCCACATGAAGACGCACAGCGGCGAGAAGCCGTACAAGTGCCCGCAGTGCGACTACGCCTCGGCGCACTTCGACAACCTCAAGCGGCACCACCGCGtgcacacgggcgagaagcccTACAAGTGCCACCTGTGCGACTACGCCTGCGGCAACCTGGCCAACCTCAAGCGGCACCAGCGTGTGCACTCGGGCGCCAAGCCCTTCGTGTGCGCCGTCTGCAACTACAGCTGCAACCAGAGCATGAACCTCAAGCGCCACATGCTGCGgcacacgggcgagaagcccTACAAGTGCCAGGAGTGCGGCTACACCACGGGCCACTGGGACAACTACAAGAGGCACCAGAAGAAGCACGGGCACGCCACCGACGGCTGGGTCAAGATGCCCCCCGCCGGCCCCGGGAGGGACCGGGACGAAAAAAGCGGGCCCCGGGGCGGCCACAGAAAAGAAGCGGCCGGCGGCGCCGCGCCGGCGGCGGACATGACTTACGTGGCCAGGGAGGGCGCTCAGACTTTACAGCACCCCAACTGGAAGCTGGAAATGGTCTAA
- the znf513a gene encoding zinc finger protein 513a isoform X2, translated as MDSETETSHGSTPDRGREDEGGAGRSEPPFPPYLSCRGCGQLRDDHLGASLDLLAPYCLRCCKASRDAKGGGGGGGDFAFGSLAGLHEHSPPDGTADGTGDDDDDKNKLHSCHLCGFSSRYANHVKRHMKTHNGEKPFNCPVCAYASAQLVNLQRHLRIHTGEKPYKCESCAFACSSLGNLKRHQRMHTPAGAGPETHGGPPPLPHAALRPAGLKRNNVGGHRAGQDDDEAAKEVAAASAHLTLAAQNADYLSAFESLKGASPQPAPAPGDGAGPRASRPPLFPFTCRLCGVVLEDEDGSSAQICAKCTLEMLTKDSSSSPGSPGERGDKVYTCAACPFLTHYPNHLARHMKTHSGEKPYKCPQCDYASAHFDNLKRHHRVHTGEKPYKCHLCDYACGNLANLKRHQRVHSGAKPFVCAVCNYSCNQSMNLKRHMLRHTGEKPYKCQECGYTTGHWDNYKRHQKKHGHATDGWVKMPPAGPGRDRDEKSGPRGGHRKEAAGGAAPAADMTYVAREGAQTLQHPNWKLEMV; from the exons ATGGATAGCGAGACGGAAACCTCCCACGGCAGCACCCCCGACCGCGGCCGGGAAGACGAGGGCGGGGCGGGCCGCTCCGAGCCCCCCTTCCCGCCCTACCTGTCGTGCCGGGGCTGCGGCCAGCTCCGCGACGACCACCTGGGCGCGTCGCTAGACCTGCTGGCCCCTTACTGCCTGCGCTGCTGCAAGGCGTCGCGGGACGCcaagggcggcggcggcggcggcggcgacttCGCCTTCGGCAGCCTGGCCGGGCTCCACGAGCACTCGCCGCCGGACGGGACGGCGGACGGCAcgggcgacgacgacgacgacaagaaCAAGCTGCACTCGTGCCACCTGTGCGGCTTCTCCTCTCGCTACGCCAACCACGTCAAGCGGCACATGAAGACGCACAACGGCGAGAAGCCCTTCAATTGCCCCGTGTGCGCCTACGCCTCGGCGCAGCTGGTCAACTTGCAGCGGCACCTGCGCatccacacgggcgagaagcccTACAAGTGCGAGAGCTGCGCCTTCGCCTGCAGCTCCCTGGGCAACCTCAAAAGGCACCAGCGCATGCACACGCCCGCCGGCGCCGGGCCCGAGACGCACGGCGggccgccgccgctgccgcaCGCCGCGCTGCGACCCGCCGGCCTCAAGAGAAACAACGTGGGCGGCCACAGAGCCGGCCAAGACGACGACGAAGCGGCCAAGG AGGTGGCGGCGGCCTCGGCCCACCTGACCCTGGCGGCTCAGAACGCCGACTACCTCTCGGCCTTTGAGAGCCTCAAAGGGGCGTCGCCGCAGCCCGCGCCGGCCCCCGGCGACGGCGCGGGCCCTAGAGCGAGCAGGCCGCCGCTGTTCCCGTTCACGTGCCGCCTGTGCGGCGTGGTGCTGGAGGATGAAGACGGCTCGTCGGCGCAGATCTGCGCCAAGTGCACGCTGGAGATGCTCACCAAGGACTCGTCGTCGTCGCCCGGCAGCCCCGGCGAGCGCGGCGACAAAGTGTACACGTGTGCCGCCTGCCCCTTCCTCACGCATTACCCCAACCACCTGGCGCGCCACATGAAGACGCACAGCGGCGAGAAGCCGTACAAGTGCCCGCAGTGCGACTACGCCTCGGCGCACTTCGACAACCTCAAGCGGCACCACCGCGtgcacacgggcgagaagcccTACAAGTGCCACCTGTGCGACTACGCCTGCGGCAACCTGGCCAACCTCAAGCGGCACCAGCGTGTGCACTCGGGCGCCAAGCCCTTCGTGTGCGCCGTCTGCAACTACAGCTGCAACCAGAGCATGAACCTCAAGCGCCACATGCTGCGgcacacgggcgagaagcccTACAAGTGCCAGGAGTGCGGCTACACCACGGGCCACTGGGACAACTACAAGAGGCACCAGAAGAAGCACGGGCACGCCACCGACGGCTGGGTCAAGATGCCCCCCGCCGGCCCCGGGAGGGACCGGGACGAAAAAAGCGGGCCCCGGGGCGGCCACAGAAAAGAAGCGGCCGGCGGCGCCGCGCCGGCGGCGGACATGACTTACGTGGCCAGGGAGGGCGCTCAGACTTTACAGCACCCCAACTGGAAGCTGGAAATGGTCTAA